The following are encoded in a window of Panicum virgatum strain AP13 chromosome 5N, P.virgatum_v5, whole genome shotgun sequence genomic DNA:
- the LOC120672216 gene encoding probable glutathione S-transferase GSTU6, with amino-acid sequence MDAAEGSELKVLGAWASPFVLRVRVALHLKGLDYEYVEVDLADKSEQLLASNPVHNKVPVLLHAGKPVCESMLIVEYLDDAFPDAGTAFLPADPHGRAIARFWAAYVDAELLSSWVAIHAAGTEEEKAEAVARTLAAVDTLERALADAEQRTRGKEWFGGDGVGFVDLALGGLVPAIQASEPTTGLRIVDTARTPRLAAWVERFAALDEARAAMPTVDRLVEMGRKRLAEPHAAAAAPEESN; translated from the exons ATGGATGCTGCGGAAGGCAGCGAGCTGAAGGTGCTGGGCGCGTGGGCGAGCCCCTTCGTGCTGCGGGTGCGGGTGGCGCTGCACCTCAAGGGGCTGGACTACGAGTACGTGGAGGTGGACCTCGCCGACAAGAGCGAGCAGCTCCTCGCCTCCAACCCCGTCCACAATAAGGTCCCCGTCCTCCTCCACGCAGGCAAGCCGGTGTGCGAGTCCATGCTCATCGTCGAGTACCTCGACGACGCCTTCCCCGACGCCGGCACGGCGTTCCTCCCCGCCGATCCCCACGGCCGCGCCATCGCCCGCTTCTGGGCCGCCTACGTCGATGCAGAG CTGCTGAGCTCGTGGGTGGCGATCCACGCGGCGGggacggaggaggagaaggcggaggcggtggcgcggacCCTCGCGGCGGTGGACACGCTGGAACGCGCGCTTGCGGACGCGGAGCAGCGCACCCGGGGCAAAGAGTggttcggcggcgacggcgtcgggtTCGTCGACCTCGCGCTAGGCGGACTCGTGCCGGCGATACAGGCGTCGGAGCCGACGACGGGACTGCGGATCGTGGACACCGCCAGGACTCCGCGGCTGGCGGCGTGGGTGGAGCGGTTCGCCGCGCTCGACGAGGCCAGGGCGGCCATGCCGACGGTCGACCGCCTCGTGGAAATGGGCAGGAAGAGGCTCGCTGAACcacacgcggcggcggcagcgccggaGGAAAGCAACTGA